One Nothobranchius furzeri strain GRZ-AD chromosome 7, NfurGRZ-RIMD1, whole genome shotgun sequence genomic window, TACAGCTTGTGCAGATCCTCTACAAATAACAGTTAAAGGTGAGTTTTTgctttctttctatctatcttaCTGTTTTTGTTATTAACAAGAACACAAACTGAAAATATAATTTATTGACACGTGACACAAACCTGTTATTAGTAACTGATCTTAATAGTGACATCATCTTTCCTTGTGTGTTTGATTAAACTCTCTTACAATCCAGAGTTGTCAAAATGCAGTCTGTACTGGATTTAGTCATGTTATTTTACTCTTTCAACATCATTTGGAGCAAACACACAACATTCAGCTTCAGTAAAGGATACTAGAGATTGTTACCTTTTTCCTTCAGCATTTACAACCACTTTGTGACAAAAATACATTTTccccaaagaaacaaaagacataAACTAAGAGTACCCTATTATTCACTTAAGATAGAAATGCTGATTTTGTTTCTTCACTGGTCACTGGAACTGAAAACAATGATCATAATATGAgataaaactgaaataaaaactACTAAGAAGCATTAAAGGAGCAAATTGTTCAGCTTTAGCACATGAAAGATAAACCtgttcatcttagactgagagacctgaGACTGCTGAGGGTGTTTTTGCCAGATCAGTGTAaagcatctggaaactttcaaaataaaagtcacatgctgaTATCCAGTGGCTTAGCTAGTAAATAAAGTACATCATTATCTATAAAACCTCTGTAGCCAAGGTAAACAGAACagcaataaaccacagacctattTGAacacatgctgccatctttctcctcaCTTGTTATCATGTGAACAGCTGAAAGTGGTCATACAATTCTCCGGTGATGACCTTGCGGGATCAGCTGCATGGAATACTTTGGCTAACATTTCAGTAATGCTCCTGGAGGGAAGGAAGCTGTACACTTCCAGTGGAAAGCCGGAGTCAAAGGCCTTCTCCCCCCTTATTTAACTGAAATATtagtggagctggtaccacctggctgctcctgttttaatatccccagatcacggggcagaggtggagggctggttgttgtttttaaatccagctttcctagtaaacagcttacacccaccatgtcattttcttccttcgaactgtgcttatttgaactgtgcatctccccccgcctgctcgttgtgctgatttatcgccctccaaagactgactctaacttccttaatgatttctgtgatcttgtggcagactgcatcctaaaatatgactatgtcctattttttggtgattttaacatccatatctgcgttcctgacaatgtgcttgctaaaggctttttgaatttgctagTTTCATTCAATTTGACTCAATTGGTATTGTCCcctactcatgccaggggtcacaccctggacctggttctctcttttggtctccctgtcatgaaccttgtgactttgcctcctgtgttctctgaccactctcctatactctgtgatgttacgttgccatgtcctgtccctgtgtgtgaagctcccgctactaggttcagagccctggatgcagaaactatttcaaagtttgtggactgtatgtctgtaaggttagaggccTTTAACCCTaatccatctaacactgaacactattcacaacactttgatttactttgtcctggacgtggttgcccctcaaactttgcaagtctcggcctaggagggagccttattggctctctgatgtcacacgggcttgtaggcgggcgtgtagatcctctgagagaaagtggaaaaaggatggcctacaggtctcgcgtgagttgttcagaacatcactggttgcttatcaggatgctgtgagggctgccagaatggcctattttgcagacatcatcgaaacaaacttcaagaatcccaggattctctacaaaacactaaattctgttctggtgtatcgagagcctagcttcatgtctcctacagccgctggaaactctgaagattttcacagattctttgttgataaagtatcaggcattagagcagctatttctggtaactctattgaccctgttccagttcctgcatcaccacccaccctgagctccctcaatactgtttcatactctgagctgagtaagcttgttgcgaggcagaagccatctggctctccacttgacgttctgccacctcgtctctggaaggctgcctttccgtgccttggcccttcacttggtcagataatcaatgggagcctcagcacaggtgtggtcccagctgctttgaaagcagcagttatttggccgaccctgaagaaacctagtgctgatgtctctgtgattgcaaattacaggcctatctctaccctgccttttacattaaaactgcttgagaaagttgtttatcagcagctggtctcacatttagctgactctgatctgtttgaggtttttcaatcagggttcaggtctggccatagcacagagtcagctctactgagggtcctaaatgacatctatctatctatcactagatcagggtacatctgtggtgcttctgttgttagacctgacagcagccttcgacacagttgaccatgcgattctactggatcgcttggaacgatgggttgggatcaaagggtctgctatggactggtttagatcgtatctccacaacaggacattctgcgttaaactgggtgatgttttttcatcttgggaggggctccgctgggggatcCCGCAggtgtcgatccttggtcctcttttgtttgccatttatctgctacctctggggtcaatctttcgtaaacatgacctattattccatctctatgctgacgattgccagatttactctccattgtgtcaggagaaaggtcactctatccagtcctttgtgtcctgtgttaatgaggtgaagtcacgGCTAATGGCCAatgttctacatctgaatgagggaaagtcagagctcattgtttttcaccccaacagcaggaatgtggatcgttatgttgatcttggccctctttctccctactcaaaaccagttgttaccagtttgggggtgaaacttgatgctggatttaaatttgatgctcatatCAATtctgtccagtttctttcacctgagacgccttgcaaaaatcaagcatatgctgtcgagagcccacctggagcaggtactgcatgcctttgttatttctaggcttgattactgcaactctctctatgcagggttgtgtcagtcatcactgcatcgcctacaggttgtgtagaacagcacagccaggttcctgactgggaccaggaaacgggaccacatcagtctggttctggcctccctgcactggcttccggtttgcaatcgctcacaattcaaaatcctcttctttgtttatcatttcttccagggtggtggtcccccctatctagccacactcctgaatagacattccccatcaagtgctctgcgctcctctgaccaaggcctgctcgctgtccctcgttctaggtgtcgtactcgcggggaccgggctttctcagtcctagcaccattactctggaaccagttgccaccctcagttaggctgtccccatctctaccagtctttaagagtcacctaaaaacacacctcctccgcttggcgtttctcgaacatgtttgaatttggccctcttttatgttgaattcatTTCACAGTTTTCACTGGTTCactcattgttttacacatttgtcctgtaccagaatgtttcaccttttttgtaatttgtattttgtaatttgaatttcttttatttttgatttattcgatatatttaccttctactgtaccatgttcagcgccttgggcttcctgacagggttgcggaaggcgctttataaataaagctttgattgattgattgattgactttttcctgcatgtgctgcaaacaggatagccgtcttctataaactgtccctcggcattcttcaaatatcccaaaAATGCCcgcacttcccactttgtcttctttgagggataataaatgttctTAGCGCTGCCGTCTcaacctttggccattatttcagctttagcttcaagaaagttttggttgtaaacaataaAGTGCGCATgtgggcaacttcagcagatgatacggtggctggtaagctttgattgattgattgattgattgatattggtGACCCACACTCCAAGAGGACTTTGTGGTCCAGCTCAGTTATTATTGGTGATTCTCAGGACAAAGCAGAAATCTGGTGATGACAGATCTTTATCTGTAGCAGGTTCCAAGCTCTGGAACAGTCTGCTGCTTATTATCAGATATGACAACACATTCtcgcacccaaggcgtcaaaatatgagaatgtgttgcatatGCTCAGTCAGTAGAATCTTTTAAATCACTTCTACTTTCTATACCTTGGCTTTTAGAGAAGCTTATTACTCATACAAGCTCATTAATGTCCCATGCTGCCTTTATTCTTGTTTTATCTGGTTTTATTGTTCCCCATTCTGCGAACCGTTGCTGTTggaagggtgccatttaaataaatTTGAACTTGGCCTTGTTCCCAACCTTGCTGCATCTGCTTTACTGTGACAGATGCCATAATAAATCACACAACaggttgtttatttaaaaatcaaGAATGACCCAGCCATCGGTAATCACAGAGTGGCCAGTTTGGCGGCCAGTACAGAGGGAAATGTCTCCCACTGGTTaggaaaaaaatccacaaatgttTCAACACAGGGATTAATCGGTTAAACTGGCTCAGTCTATCTGTGGGAGTTCAGATCAATAGTTGTTTAATTAAGGTTTAAATACCTGATTTCAGAAAAAGCTGCTACATCAGTGAGATCCTGGATGATCTTTGTCTTTGATGGTTTAAACAATGAAACGTTTTCATAAGTTAGTTATTGTATCGATGTTTTTTATTAATGTGAAATGTATTTCATGTGAAATCCCAGATTCTCCTTGGAGACCCAGGATTAACATCTCAGGAGGTCTGGAGGACCTGAAGGAGAAGGAGTCTGTCTCTATAACCTGCTCAGCTCCGACTCCCTGTCCACTCTCACCTCCTGAACTCACCTGGAACCTCCAACCAGACTCTTACAGACAAACACAGAAGAACCCAGATGGAACCTCTTTAACTAAAATCCAGGAGAACATGACTCTGTCAGACACACATGATGGATACAACATCACATGTTCTGTCTCATACCCTGTGGATGGAGGAAAGCGTCTGAATACAACAGAGACAGTGACTCTTCATGTTTCCTGTAAGTGATCCTGTCAGCACGTCATGGTTCAGCTGCTTCTGATCAATAAAGTTCATGTGAGTCCCATTTTCCTCAGATGCTCCTAAAGACACCTCAGCATCCATCAGTCCATCAGGTTTGGTGTCAGCAGGTAGCTGGGTGAAGCTGAGCTGCTCCAGCAGAGCCAAGCCTCCCGTCAGCAGCTTCAGCTGGTTCAGGAACAGCTCAAAGGGACCCGTTCAAGTATCTGAGGAGCAGCTTTACAGCTTCAACGTCTCTGAGGGAGGAGAGTTTTACTGCGTGGCGGCAAATAATCTGGGGAATCAGACGTCATCATGGATCAAACTAAGTGTGTGATGCTGAACTTAGTTACTTAATAAAAAAACTCATTCACACATGAGCTGTGTCAGTATTTTACATTGATTTTCACATTTTTGTTTCTCAAGGACTTACCCAAACTGGTGACCTCAACAAATCCTGGGAGGCAACTCTGGGTGGAGTCCTCGGAGTGGTTCTCATCTGTCTGACTGTTGCTGTTTGGTGAGTCTCAAAATTAAAGTGTCTAAAATAATCTGTTATGCTTTTTCATATTCAGAACCAGAGATTAGGGTCAGAACATGATGTTTAGCATGTTTGTTCACCAAACATCTGAATTCTAAGCCATAGGTTAGTTATTTGAAAAAGAAAATGTTGTTGAGGCATCTTCTTGTGACCTTTACTTGATTTTAAATTTTGTCAGCAGAATCCAGAGATTGCCAGATTAATCAGTTTTTATAGACATCTGTCTTTGTGTTTCCAAATAACTCCAGATTAATTCTGACAGTTCTCTAATGTCTTCCAGCTGCTTTAAGTGTAAACATCAAACTCAACAACAGAGTCAGGTGCGTAAATGTTAAACTGATCTGTTTTCACCTGCAGATATGAGACAATAACACCAATCCTGTTTTCCACAGAATCCATCTGCTGAGAAGGCCTCAGCAGAAACACCATCCAAAGAAGCACAACTTCATTATGGAGATGTGAACATCTTCAAGGTAAAAGCATCCTCTGAGCCAAAGCAAGGCACGGGACAGCAGGAACAAAAAGAGACGGTGTACACAGAGGTTAAAGCCTCCAAAGAGACTGGTGACAGTCCAGAGGATCTCTACTCAAAAGTAAAATAAGATAAACAGTCTAGTTGTTCATTTGTGTTGCAGACAGAGGAAATTCAGGTTcaggttttaataaaaaaataaacagtttaataTAAAAATGTAATCATTTTAAATTTCCTAATGAAATTTCTGACAATACTTTCAACTTATCCGTTGTTTTGTGTGCaaatgtatgttttttttaatctgctgCTGTAACAAATCAAGTTCCCTTTAGAGATCAATAAAATATCTGTGTTTGCATCTGCTGTCCACTCGTATCTTGGGGTagtgagatgctgctgccccttgTGATGGCTTAGACACATAGCAGGTTAATTACTAGAACTTTCCAGTGGCAGTAGCAAAGGTAACGCgttttttaaataaaccaaatgGCAAAATGGAAAATACTAAAACTTAATCCACGCTGGATAATTAAGCAATATCACACTTGAGGTcgtgcgttgttgctgaatatcagcactggtgtgattcggTCGTAGGCTCCGCCAACACAAATAGTCCCAACATGAAACAGAGACTCAGACaaggctgttgctaggcaacacaaacattttctacaaTGATGGTTAGAATGCCTGTGCACAGCGGAgtgatactgtttgtaaacagtccCAGTGCTATCAGCCCTCTTGGAAAGTCtcttgaccaatcaaatcactcGGTTGGGACTAACTGTTGTATAATCAAGTTTATATACAAGTTAGCATTATCATTGTAGCACAGCTAGCAGCTAAAAGGGCAACGTCTTCAGCCTCTTGAGTAACTTCAGTCTTACAcaacaaacaagtaaataaataaacaattcctGCAAGTTTCATAGTCAATAGATGTGAATGAATGAGTCGGACATGCTAACTTTATTTACAAGACAGTATCGATGCAACAGAGAAAGTGCAGGTTTGTTTGTTTAATCATTGAGTCAGCACAGAATTACAGAGTTGCAGAATGTTGTACCTTCACAAGTAAAGTTGTGCAAGACCGAAATTAACCAAACCGAGGCTGGAGATGACCTGAGAGAAGAAAAAGGAGTAAATCCTCATTTTACATGTTTCACGAATAGCAGacacattttctcacagttcaccAAGTCCCAATGAGTCAATGTACTTCTTAAGGCTGAATGAACTTCTCAGTAACTCAGACTTCAGTTGGTTGAGGCGGAATTCTGTCTAGGTCTTTTGGAGGTTTGTTTATGTTGAAGTTGATTCATTCTTGTCTGTTGCCCATCCATCATACAGTACTTTTTCAGAACACCTGCACTGGGGTTTCCACACTGGGGCTGGGGCTTGGATCCCCTCTATCTTCCCCGGGCCTTGGCGGACAGGACTGTGGCCCTCCACACTCCCTATTGGACACTCCTGTCAGGAAACCTTACACACACCAGtctacacaggtgctcacatggtgtccTCACAAATATGGACCTGAGGGAGTCCAACCATAATGGTAACAAGCAGACCAGAATGGGAATTTAAAGGCCATTCATCCCAGAGcctttaaccctaacccaaaacctCATTCCACCTAATTAGTCCTATTATACTAAATTGTCCATTCATGCAGGAGCAACAACACATTTTCTGGAAATTTCTCTGTAAGATTGTGATTTTAACCATTTTAGGATGTGATAAATCTGATGTTATTTTAAGGATGAGAACAGAAATCACGTTTAGACGTAACTTTTAGCTTTGCTTCATTTAAAATCACTGGATCATTTCACCACATcctgtttttcttctcttttcacCACTTCGACACGCTGAAACAGTTTTGGAGGATAAATCTGCTTAATTTCACCGTCAAACAGTTCTGGTAAGAGATACTTTGACCACATGTTTTTCTGAGGTTAGTTCACTAAAAGACTTTTTGGGCTGTTTTTGTGAGCTGATACTTACAGGGTTACTACATTTGACTTTCAGTTTTACTTTATCATCCAACAAGACAGTTCTTGTTGTCAAGATGAAGAGTTTCCACTCATTTTAATATTTCTCACCTCTGCTTGTCCAGCAGAAATGCAATAGAACCACATCATCATTTAAACATTAgtaaatatttaatatttcatGAATGTTTAGAACTTATTGTCTAATGTTCTTATTTGTCTTTGCGTAAAAACTCAAACATGAAAACACTCTGGTGGTTAAAACGACATGTTTCTGATGGACATTCAGAAAATGTGAAGCAGGAAAATATTTTCTTTGAATTTCATTTTTGTCTAGGAACTGTTGCTTCATTAGTTTATGAATCAAGCTGCATTAATCCACCTAGAATTTCAATCAGTGAAGCTAACTTGAGTCgtagtgaaggttctcagtcatccaggtcatggtgatccaaggaggcagctggacttcttcggtttcttgaagacgttccgcttctcatctgaggagctttgtcagttctgactggaataaggagcatggacgtcactaggattgagatatagggggggcttagccccaggagcttgacctcgaacgtttttgtcacaccctgcaaaaactttgtcaattaattcattatctgaagaaaatctaacaaaacctattattttatcactttcctttcctttcctacttttgtgcattttctctcttctttttataaaaaataacacttaatcagttaattagtggggtctatgttgaagaaagattttatgtaagtccattaaaaatttgatatgttatatttccaaataaagctattcatttcagtctactgcacttaacagggggaaatgatgtagtcatttatttaatttgtttaattacaacttgtttaattataactgttactgaaatgtgacaataaagaacaaatgaataattgtcaaacttttattctgccaaatgagtgtgtagttgacagttttaatatatgaataacactgctatgatatggaataaaggagtatataattaactattacaagacaaaataacagtatatatgaaaatatccagcaagtagtagaacttataatacagaaagtcaactatacagatacaacttgacataaggttgcaggtcacatgataattatagtttttttttctcaaggtatcttacctgttcactcctaaatagaaaactgttcaattttgcttgggaactttgtgctcaggtaaatgctcataacggtgcgctcgcccgtgttttcgctgtagatcactgaccttgaccatgcagatctcctcagcatcaaccacctggtctctctcctgttcctcactcactctcttaaaaaatcttcgtatatccatctagccaacacaatgaaaaacattttcaatttctaatgccagaacaaatgctactaagccatttagttttcactcacaataactgaaacagccattggtggatagatgggacagaatatggacaactgttagcctaatatagcctatgtttggttgctcatgatgatggcattttccataacgtcacattaagctgccaaaatttatgataaagttagatgagtacaatatctcctttctttcccataggtaaacatatgagatattaagcaattgacaacccacatggaaagaattcatataaacatataggttttaatatatgttttgatgtagccTTATGTGACATATATacaactggctgtttactatattatagatacatatatgtacctataatataatatatatattatagaaaaaatatataatatagaaaaattgtcaataatatacacattcggccatattctgattcatgtttttagtgtggagtgatttttgtgccaccaactggagcgtgcagtgatcaatctgcaagagcacaatctgctctgcagtcatatgcggccctctctctgcatgctcaactccgtctctgcctgcacaaatctccctgttgttgctcaatttgcaatttacaaagcaatgtagtctctccgtcagccaatcagacagctctctattatgcaatcaaagcatgtccaggaaatactgccaggaaaattgcacttttttcagataaatagaactttatataattatatttatttaccatgttttcgttctttttaaacacagaaacagttttgtttcttCAGTgttagcctgaagaagccggcagccgtcggcgaaactgtagctacaaaacaggtaaacaaaactgtttctgtgtttaaaaagaacggaagcatggaattagaaagacacagcaagaacacacctaagatatatttatttaggttgattaaccctcctcttttcctgggacatttccactgttcacttccttttacacatcaagggctcatttatgtctaaccaaacagagaagaaacactttatatgttgaaattaaaagtcctctttaactgaaaatagtgcaatttaacagttttaggaatgggcaatgtgtcttttttggaagtcaaatatggtcactctaatcatgacacatgaattacaacaaagtatcttgcaggcagtggatggtgactggtagctaaccagcagcagaaagcagttcaataagctgttaaatgggtgtttttctgtaaagcagtatttcctggacatgctttgattggataaaacagagctgtctgtgattgactgttggagaggctacttgttgaggagagcagggagagatttgcatcgcagagacagagttgagcccacagagggctgcagctgctgcacacaagcgcagagcaggttctgtttgtgcagactcattactgtacgctcaagttggtggcactcaatgaactggctggctcgttaatcacgtcacttcaggggagttttccgaccatttaactatggcgcggcttttcattatggtttgcggcatgtaaacatgctagcggagttagcattagcatgtcggtgcggtaacattttcctctcgtctgaactataaccttgaaatattaacgtgtgctgctgttgctgtcttaccctaatgtgatgttgagtgacttacataagcgctgagcagggtttgctcaacgatataaaggttttgctgtataacccctgcccctgacttgtcaacaaagctgccgggcttaaggggaggaagtcctttcttgatacttcctgtgtgcgacggtgtagttctatattcattaattattatttctgtttcagactaaaaaaacaaaacctcatgtaccaactacacgtgtcgtgattgtgttgagcatgtagatgtgaacaaataaaaaaaagttaactgaaaaaataaaataaaccaaaatgataggggggctgaagcccccctaaaacggacctaacgacgtcagcgataAGGAGGGTCTAGCTCATGAACTGTAGCTGTCTGTAAGTGGGGATAGGTGACACAggtgttaagtgctcgccctgtggttggaaggttgcaggttcgacccctgctcagtctgtcgctgtcgttgtgcccttgggcaagacacttaacctacctgCTAGTCTGTTGGTGCTCGGGGagaccagtggcacctgtgtacAACAGACTCGcctcaggacagctgtggctaaaatgtagctcatcaccaccagggtgtgaatgggtgaatgactgattgtgttgtaaagcaccttggggggttccaggactctagaaggctctatatcaaatacattGTGCTATTTTACCATTTCTTCACAAGCAGAAACTACTCATAAATACTCCTTACCCTGCAGTCATTAATGACATGAGAACTTATTGTGttagaatggttgttttgattagatgtaGGAGAGTGTGACCTCGactgagtctggggatcgaatcccgcctgggccctcgtttatccaccttgccacattttggcgttgttggcaggatccatgtagtactgtcaagtaggtccatggatgtgaagtttgtggcagcctgcgcgggagcacgaggacatgcttgtggaaagaggggggaagatgtggcagtgtgagtgtcctgtcacagtgtcccgattgataatgcgccctggctacttggccaaggggatgtccctttggctgactggttagagcgtatgactctcacccgggagtctggggatcgaatcccgcccgagccctcgtttatccaccttgccacacatatTTGTAGTCCAGTTCAGCTCTTCTTCTATGAGGTTTATCCAGACTCCTCATCTGAAACATATGTTATGACATCACACCTGTTATATGCTGTGACGTACCAGTTTTGTAGTTTAAAACATgaattgtattattattatctgtGGTGTGTTGCTGACTTATCTGACATTTCTCCCTGtagtctaaccccggctttccacagcagccgtcagcagcacgttactgcagcagcacgtcatagctgctgataggaacggctgtggtcaacagaaccttttccaatggagccgtcggcagccgtcagcagcgcgagtcggccgcgtctcaggagcagcatgtcgcggcctttacgcgccggttctatttcctacgcgcgacgcctctgaaacgggtcaagttcgacatttttgggataggaaagacaggaaatcggacgcggaaatggagagaagctcccgagattttcagaataaagaacgtactgccttccggtcgctttactttaaaaaaggttactaactgtgcggccccgtgagaagttatcacctagctagcggtctcctttgtttttcaggtccgtattggcgattataaaacggacagaacataaaaacacaaacattttggagccatgt contains:
- the LOC107382584 gene encoding sialic acid-binding Ig-like lectin 13, encoding MKEDHQSLMSATMVMVHMLLSVFFLPDVWAAADYCGGLIPAFKITTPNMMEALNGSCLLIPCSITPTTFVISKQSSGFWIKGDSYIYYSGNSVKSFPVTITGNLTQRDCTTVFSDLNTSHSGAYFFRIDSSSSKGTACADPLQITVKDSPWRPRINISGGLEDLKEKESVSITCSAPTPCPLSPPELTWNLQPDSYRQTQKNPDGTSLTKIQENMTLSDTHDGYNITCSVSYPVDGGKRLNTTETVTLHVSYAPKDTSASISPSGLVSAGSWVKLSCSSRAKPPVSSFSWFRNSSKGPVQVSEEQLYSFNVSEGGEFYCVAANNLGNQTSSWIKLRLTQTGDLNKSWEATLGGVLGVVLICLTVAVCCFKCKHQTQQQSQNPSAEKASAETPSKEAQLHYGDVNIFKVKASSEPKQGTGQQEQKETVYTEVKASKETGDSPEDLYSKVK